The Austwickia sp. genome includes a region encoding these proteins:
- a CDS encoding DUF2277 domain-containing protein — protein sequence MCRNIRPLHNLTPPATSAEVHDAALQYVRKIAGSRTPSRANQTAYDEAVTAITLASQALLDSLSTSAPPRTREQLADQARARYVRRTGGSVITSYHGTKL from the coding sequence ATGTGCCGCAATATCCGGCCGCTGCACAACCTCACCCCGCCGGCGACCAGCGCGGAGGTCCATGACGCGGCGCTGCAATATGTCCGCAAGATCGCGGGCAGCCGCACCCCGAGCCGGGCCAACCAGACGGCGTACGACGAGGCCGTGACGGCTATCACCCTGGCGAGCCAGGCCCTCCTGGACAGCCTGAGCACCTCGGCCCCGCCGCGCACCCGCGAACAGCTCGCCGACCAGGCCCGAGCCCGCTACGTGCGCCGTACCGGCGGATCTGTCATAACTTCGTACCATGGTACGAAGTTATGA
- a CDS encoding TIGR03086 family protein, whose protein sequence is MSAAEYDRCQAPFMAVVDALAPTDWSRPSPCAGWTAADVLAHVIDTQRDVMMRAGHDLGLPPDLADPPIGWRTHAEAVARYLADPVVADQEVPSMGGTSTLGEVMTRFYGFDMLVHRWDLARAAGRDAAWTDAELDAIEAALDGFGEHLYGEGICAPAVPVPDDAPRADRLLARMGRDPRWAPAS, encoded by the coding sequence ATGAGCGCCGCCGAGTACGACCGTTGCCAGGCCCCCTTCATGGCCGTCGTCGACGCCCTCGCGCCGACCGACTGGTCCCGGCCCTCGCCGTGCGCCGGCTGGACCGCCGCCGACGTCCTCGCCCACGTCATCGACACCCAACGCGACGTGATGATGCGCGCGGGTCACGACCTGGGGCTGCCCCCCGACCTCGCCGATCCGCCCATCGGGTGGCGCACGCACGCCGAGGCCGTCGCCCGCTACCTGGCCGATCCGGTTGTGGCGGATCAGGAGGTGCCCTCGATGGGCGGTACGTCGACGCTCGGCGAGGTCATGACCCGGTTCTACGGGTTCGACATGCTCGTGCACCGCTGGGACCTGGCCCGGGCCGCGGGCCGCGACGCCGCCTGGACCGACGCCGAGCTCGACGCCATCGAAGCCGCGCTGGACGGGTTCGGCGAGCACCTGTATGGCGAGGGCATTTGCGCACCCGCCGTACCCGTTCCCGACGACGCCCCGCGCGCCGACCGCCTGCTCGCGCGGATGGGTCGCGACCCGCGCTGGGCGCCCGCGTCGTGA